From the Sphingomonas suaedae genome, one window contains:
- a CDS encoding FKBP-type peptidyl-prolyl cis-trans isomerase, with product MRKSMWMAVAASGAMVAVAVAAQQAPERSQDAAWHNRQQLAIAQLKAADGWRGLPGNIRWRRIAGDGTGKHPTVADTVTLHYAGTLIDGTPFDSSYERGEPATFPLGRLIKGWQVAVPQMGVGDTIEVAVPAAQAYGPVGKGPIPGGATLMFKIELLGIE from the coding sequence ATGCGTAAATCGATGTGGATGGCCGTCGCGGCGAGCGGCGCGATGGTGGCGGTCGCGGTTGCTGCGCAGCAGGCGCCCGAGCGGTCGCAGGACGCGGCCTGGCATAACCGGCAGCAGCTGGCGATCGCGCAGCTGAAGGCGGCGGACGGGTGGCGCGGGCTGCCCGGCAATATCCGCTGGCGGCGGATCGCGGGCGATGGCACCGGCAAGCACCCGACGGTCGCGGACACCGTCACTCTCCATTATGCCGGGACGCTGATCGACGGCACGCCGTTTGACAGCTCGTACGAGCGCGGCGAGCCCGCAACCTTCCCGCTGGGCCGACTGATCAAGGGCTGGCAGGTCGCGGTGCCGCAGATGGGTGTGGGCGACACGATCGAGGTCGCGGTCCCCGCTGCCCAGGCCTATGGCCCGGTGGGCAAGGGCCCGATCCCCGGTGGCGCGACGCTGATGTTCAAGATCGAGCTGCTCGGGATCGAATGA
- a CDS encoding sel1 repeat family protein produces MPGCRFCARLRNRVCEDCERAFYTALSTATEDWETNFTADGGFWPDETEQNQTLIDRAKTLRQTDPDAALKLYIEAADAGSPLASETVGWHYSTGTSVAVDRAVAGGYYYRAACAGSWRATIYYAGILEVEGYPDHVEQVLKDGMVADFVPSFFWLAWFRFRRGPKPGMYREVGPWMEYAAARGHPWAEFALARWMARGKLGIRNIPRGLRQYFAVYQRFL; encoded by the coding sequence ATGCCCGGCTGTCGGTTTTGCGCACGGCTCCGCAACCGAGTTTGCGAGGATTGTGAACGCGCCTTTTATACCGCGCTTTCAACGGCGACCGAGGATTGGGAAACGAACTTCACCGCCGATGGTGGTTTTTGGCCCGATGAGACTGAACAAAACCAGACGCTGATCGACCGCGCCAAAACGCTTCGGCAAACCGATCCAGACGCGGCGCTAAAGCTCTACATAGAAGCAGCAGATGCTGGCTCTCCATTGGCTTCGGAGACGGTCGGTTGGCACTACTCGACTGGCACTTCGGTCGCGGTGGATCGGGCCGTGGCGGGCGGCTATTATTATCGCGCCGCCTGCGCCGGTTCCTGGCGTGCGACGATCTACTATGCCGGAATTCTCGAGGTTGAGGGCTATCCAGATCATGTCGAGCAGGTCTTGAAGGACGGGATGGTAGCGGATTTCGTGCCCTCGTTCTTTTGGCTCGCATGGTTTCGTTTCCGCCGCGGGCCGAAGCCAGGCATGTACCGCGAAGTCGGGCCGTGGATGGAATATGCCGCCGCTAGGGGGCATCCATGGGCAGAATTCGCGCTCGCACGATGGATGGCGCGTGGAAAACTGGGGATCCGCAATATCCCGCGCGGATTGCGACAATACTTCGCAGTCTATCAACGCTTCCTGTGA
- a CDS encoding sensor histidine kinase, whose translation MRLFRGMFTALAAQAVLVVAVPGGLLLWNAYTTSARLIENRDAEHLGSFAALAGESAAAGKPFPTIIAELDRRDPTILGGRVAIVGTDGRLLAGTSAGPARMEQPVTANGRQVATARIIAPPQLTDRDRILLRDHYLGIGAILAGVLALLLGAAYWFAGRWSRPQRELLRLSQEVVDGEGDIHFDENGPRETVATMRNLRRVANRFERIETARRTWLVMIAEELRDPISALGERLAMVGQRLSGDPELQSALETDQTRLARIAEDLHAVALADLGRLPLRFADVDPRALIHNAIWSHGKIARAAGISLETSNLPPYTILVKWDGERIEQLFGALIENSMRYVPAGGRIVLGLESQRDAWRLIVDDNAPGIDVELAQQLFEPFYRANAADLPGGSGLSLATARAIVEGHHGRIEASNSPIGGLRITVILPATPPTA comes from the coding sequence GTGCGGTTGTTTCGGGGAATGTTCACGGCACTGGCGGCACAAGCTGTGCTGGTAGTCGCGGTGCCGGGCGGGTTGCTGTTGTGGAATGCCTATACGACCAGCGCGCGGCTGATCGAAAATCGCGATGCCGAACATCTCGGCAGCTTTGCCGCGCTGGCCGGGGAATCGGCTGCCGCAGGCAAGCCCTTTCCGACGATCATCGCCGAACTCGACCGGCGTGACCCCACCATCCTTGGTGGTCGCGTCGCAATCGTCGGTACGGATGGTCGCCTGCTCGCTGGAACGAGCGCCGGCCCCGCGCGGATGGAACAGCCGGTCACCGCAAATGGCCGGCAGGTCGCAACCGCGCGCATCATCGCCCCGCCCCAGCTCACCGATCGCGACCGCATTCTGCTGCGCGACCATTATCTCGGCATCGGCGCGATCCTGGCGGGGGTGCTCGCGCTGCTGCTCGGCGCCGCCTACTGGTTTGCCGGGCGCTGGTCGCGGCCCCAGCGCGAATTGCTGCGCCTCAGCCAGGAGGTCGTCGATGGTGAGGGCGATATCCATTTCGACGAGAATGGCCCGCGCGAAACCGTCGCGACGATGCGCAACCTGCGCCGCGTCGCCAACCGCTTCGAACGGATCGAGACCGCGCGCCGCACCTGGCTGGTGATGATCGCCGAGGAACTGCGCGACCCCATCTCCGCGCTGGGCGAGCGGCTGGCGATGGTCGGCCAGCGGTTGTCGGGCGATCCGGAGCTTCAGTCGGCGCTGGAAACCGACCAGACCCGCCTCGCCCGGATCGCCGAAGACCTCCACGCGGTCGCGCTGGCGGATCTTGGTCGGCTGCCGCTGCGGTTCGCCGATGTCGATCCGCGCGCGCTGATCCACAATGCGATCTGGAGCCATGGCAAGATCGCCAGGGCGGCGGGCATCAGCCTCGAGACCAGCAATCTTCCCCCCTATACCATCCTGGTGAAATGGGACGGCGAACGGATCGAGCAATTGTTCGGCGCGCTGATCGAAAACAGTATGCGCTATGTCCCTGCAGGCGGGCGCATCGTGCTCGGCTTGGAAAGCCAGCGCGATGCCTGGCGGCTCATCGTCGACGACAATGCCCCCGGCATCGATGTCGAACTCGCCCAGCAGCTGTTCGAGCCATTCTATCGTGCCAATGCCGCCGACCTGCCCGGCGGATCGGGCCTCAGCCTCGCCACCGCCCGCGCGATCGTCGAGGGGCATCACGGCCGGATCGAGGCGAGCAACTCCCCGATCGGCGGCCTGCGCATCACCGTGATCCTCCCCGCCACGCCGCCGACGGCGTAG
- a CDS encoding acetyl-CoA carboxylase biotin carboxylase subunit, which produces MFKKILVANRGEIACRVFRTAKRMGIATVAVYSDADARAPHVRLADEAVRLGPAPAAESYLKAELILAAAKATGADAIHPGYGFLSERESFAKACAEAGIAFVGPPANAIAAMGDKIASKKLAKAAGVNVVPGYLGEIADTDEAVKIASDIGYPVMMKASAGGGGKGMRLAWSEQDVREGFEATKREGLASFGDDRVFIEKFIEQPRHIEIQVLGDQHGNIVYLGERECSIQRRHQKVVEEAPSPFVTPEMRRKMGEQAVALARAVGYYSAGTVELIVSGADKTGDGFYFLEMNTRLQVEHPVTEAITGLDLVEQMIRVAAGERLAFTQDEVTLTGWAIENRVYAEDPYRGFLPSTGRLVRYRPPAAEARQEPARIADAALPHPNPSPEGEGLETGYVRVDDGVAEGGEVSMFYDPMIAKLITWAPTRGEAADLQVAALDRFEIDGLGHNVDFLSALMQHPRFRSGALTTGFIAEEYPEGFEGAPLGAELRRRLAAIAAELSRRQGERAARISGQLGAPREISCDWVVRIGEIEHEVTLGEDMLVDGALIEGELDWNPGDRLAVMRQGDATLAVRVARTRAGWALTTRGATHQLDVFHPRVAQLARHMIAKIAPDMSKFLLAPMPGLLTRLEVGEGDRVEAGQPLAVVEAMKMENILRAEKAGVVKAINFAPGDSLAVDAAILEFEQG; this is translated from the coding sequence ATGTTCAAGAAAATCCTGGTCGCAAACCGTGGCGAGATCGCGTGCCGCGTATTCCGCACCGCCAAGCGGATGGGGATTGCGACGGTCGCGGTCTATTCCGACGCCGATGCGCGCGCGCCGCATGTGAGGCTTGCGGATGAGGCGGTGCGGCTGGGGCCGGCACCGGCGGCGGAGAGCTATCTCAAGGCCGAGCTGATCCTGGCGGCGGCCAAGGCGACCGGGGCGGATGCGATCCATCCGGGTTATGGCTTTCTGTCGGAGCGCGAGAGTTTTGCCAAGGCGTGTGCGGAGGCGGGGATCGCCTTTGTCGGGCCTCCCGCCAATGCAATCGCGGCGATGGGGGACAAGATCGCGTCCAAGAAGCTGGCCAAGGCGGCGGGGGTCAATGTCGTTCCCGGCTATCTGGGCGAGATCGCCGACACCGATGAGGCGGTGAAGATCGCGTCGGACATCGGCTATCCGGTGATGATGAAGGCGTCGGCCGGCGGCGGCGGCAAGGGGATGCGGCTGGCGTGGAGCGAGCAGGACGTTCGCGAGGGCTTTGAGGCGACCAAGCGCGAGGGGCTGGCGTCGTTCGGCGACGATCGCGTGTTCATCGAGAAGTTCATCGAACAGCCGCGCCATATCGAGATTCAGGTGCTGGGCGATCAGCATGGCAACATCGTCTATCTGGGCGAGCGCGAATGTTCGATCCAGCGACGGCACCAGAAGGTGGTCGAGGAAGCGCCGTCGCCCTTCGTCACGCCCGAGATGCGCCGCAAGATGGGCGAGCAGGCGGTCGCGCTGGCGCGGGCGGTGGGTTACTATAGCGCGGGGACGGTCGAGCTGATCGTCAGCGGCGCGGACAAGACCGGGGACGGCTTCTACTTCCTCGAGATGAACACCCGGCTGCAGGTCGAGCATCCGGTGACCGAGGCGATTACCGGGCTCGATCTGGTCGAGCAGATGATCCGCGTCGCGGCGGGCGAACGGCTCGCGTTCACACAGGATGAGGTGACGCTGACCGGCTGGGCGATCGAGAATCGCGTCTATGCCGAGGATCCGTATCGCGGCTTCCTGCCCAGCACCGGGCGGTTGGTGCGGTATCGGCCGCCTGCCGCAGAGGCCCGGCAGGAGCCGGCGCGTATCGCCGATGCCGCACTGCCCCACCCCAACCCCTCCCCCGAAGGGGAGGGGCTCGAGACGGGTTATGTCCGCGTCGACGATGGCGTTGCCGAGGGGGGTGAGGTCAGCATGTTCTATGACCCGATGATCGCCAAGCTCATCACCTGGGCACCGACGCGCGGGGAGGCCGCCGATCTGCAGGTGGCGGCGCTCGACCGGTTCGAGATCGACGGGCTGGGCCATAATGTCGATTTCCTGTCGGCGCTGATGCAGCATCCGCGATTCCGGTCGGGCGCGCTGACTACCGGCTTTATCGCCGAGGAATATCCCGAGGGGTTTGAAGGCGCACCGCTGGGCGCTGAACTGCGGCGGAGGCTGGCCGCGATCGCGGCTGAACTGTCCCGGCGACAGGGGGAGCGTGCGGCGCGGATTTCGGGTCAGCTCGGTGCGCCGCGCGAGATTTCGTGCGACTGGGTCGTGCGGATCGGCGAGATCGAGCATGAGGTAACGCTGGGCGAGGACATGCTGGTCGACGGCGCGCTGATCGAGGGCGAACTCGACTGGAACCCCGGCGACCGGCTGGCGGTGATGCGGCAGGGCGACGCGACGCTCGCGGTGCGCGTCGCGCGCACACGGGCGGGCTGGGCGCTGACGACGCGGGGCGCGACGCACCAGCTGGACGTGTTCCATCCGCGCGTGGCGCAACTGGCGCGGCACATGATCGCGAAGATCGCGCCGGACATGAGCAAGTTCCTGCTCGCACCGATGCCCGGCCTGCTCACCCGCCTTGAGGTGGGCGAGGGCGACAGGGTCGAGGCCGGGCAGCCGCTGGCGGTGGTCGAGGCGATGAAGATGGAGAATATCCTCCGCGCGGAAAAGGCGGGGGTGGTCAAGGCGATCAACTTCGCGCCGGGCGACAGCCTGGCGGTGGATGCGGCGATTCTGGAATTCGAACAGGGGTGA
- a CDS encoding N-succinylarginine dihydrolase: protein MPRVEINFDGIIGPSHNYAGLSPGNLAATRNRGTVSQPRAAALQGIAKMRANLALGLPQGILLPHARPDHRWLDRLATRYADAAPHLQAQALSASAMWAANAATVSPAPDTADGRCNLTVANLVTMPHRSHEWPETLAQLRLAFASDAFRVHGPVPAPFGDEGAANHMRLAPAHDAPGVEIFVYGVSGGPFPARQHREASEAVARRHGLDPARTLFVQQSEEAIAAGAFHNDVVAVANGRVLFAHEQAFAERSKFYTDLRRLMPEVEIVEVPAAQVSLADAISSYLFNAQLVTLPGGETGLILPTEARDTPAVWTWLQGHVAGNGPIRHLEVVDVRQSMANGGGPACLRLRVVADPADIDPRFLVDAAKLDRIAAVIEAHWPQSVALDDIADPAFLARIAAARTALLETLETVELLDS from the coding sequence ATGCCCCGCGTTGAGATCAACTTCGACGGCATCATCGGCCCCAGCCACAATTATGCGGGCCTCAGCCCCGGCAACCTCGCCGCCACGCGCAACCGCGGTACGGTGTCGCAACCGCGTGCCGCCGCATTGCAGGGCATCGCCAAGATGCGCGCCAACCTCGCGCTCGGGCTGCCCCAGGGCATATTGCTGCCCCATGCCCGCCCCGACCATCGCTGGCTCGACCGCCTCGCCACCCGCTATGCCGATGCAGCCCCCCATCTTCAGGCACAGGCACTGTCAGCCTCCGCGATGTGGGCCGCCAACGCCGCAACCGTCTCCCCCGCGCCCGACACCGCCGACGGCCGCTGCAACCTGACCGTCGCCAATCTGGTGACCATGCCCCACCGCAGCCATGAATGGCCCGAGACGCTGGCGCAGCTCCGCCTCGCCTTCGCCAGCGACGCCTTCCGCGTCCACGGCCCCGTCCCCGCCCCGTTCGGCGACGAAGGCGCGGCCAATCACATGCGCCTGGCCCCCGCACACGATGCGCCCGGCGTCGAGATCTTCGTCTATGGCGTTTCCGGCGGCCCCTTCCCCGCGCGCCAGCATCGCGAGGCGAGCGAAGCGGTCGCGCGCCGTCACGGCCTCGACCCGGCGCGCACCTTGTTCGTTCAGCAATCGGAAGAAGCCATCGCGGCAGGCGCTTTCCACAACGACGTCGTCGCGGTCGCCAATGGCCGCGTGCTGTTCGCGCACGAACAGGCATTTGCGGAAAGGAGCAAATTCTACACCGACCTCCGCCGCCTGATGCCCGAAGTCGAGATTGTCGAGGTTCCCGCCGCGCAAGTCAGCCTCGCCGACGCAATCAGCTCCTACCTGTTCAATGCCCAGCTGGTGACCTTGCCCGGCGGCGAGACCGGCCTGATCCTGCCGACCGAGGCGCGCGACACCCCCGCCGTCTGGACCTGGCTTCAGGGCCATGTCGCGGGCAACGGCCCGATCCGGCATCTGGAAGTAGTCGATGTCCGCCAGTCGATGGCCAATGGCGGCGGTCCCGCCTGTCTGCGCCTGCGCGTCGTCGCCGACCCGGCCGATATCGATCCCCGCTTCCTCGTTGACGCTGCAAAGCTCGACCGGATCGCCGCGGTGATCGAGGCGCATTGGCCGCAAAGCGTCGCCCTGGACGACATCGCCGATCCGGCATTTCTCGCCCGGATCGCCGCCGCGCGCACCGCACTGCTGGAGACGCTCGAAACTGTCGAGTTACTTGACAGTTAA
- a CDS encoding DUF481 domain-containing protein — protein MRFLPLCLAPLLLANAEAPAPQQAPEQEAPTSVERSSEVKAMLEAAMKAGDEAGVNAIVKYAKAADKERAAQFEKAAANWKRERREAAERRIREAKFLELVKGRAEVGGYVTTGNTETVGLTGVLDVKREALRWRHKLRLQADYQESLGQTVRERYLAAYEPNFKIDDRAYVYGAAQYESDRFLGYYDRVSVSAGAGYTAIKSSAVKLDLELGPAFRHTAFTDDTIERNVAARGKLDLDWKLSKGVTFSQDASAYLQDANSTVQGKTALRVKLFGPFSTQMSYAVNYESMPPVGRKTTDTTTRASLLVDF, from the coding sequence ATGCGTTTCCTCCCTTTGTGCCTCGCCCCGCTGCTGCTCGCCAATGCGGAAGCCCCCGCGCCCCAGCAGGCGCCCGAACAGGAAGCACCAACCTCGGTCGAACGGTCGTCCGAGGTGAAGGCGATGCTCGAGGCCGCGATGAAGGCGGGGGACGAGGCCGGGGTCAATGCGATCGTCAAATATGCCAAGGCCGCCGACAAGGAACGCGCCGCGCAGTTCGAAAAGGCCGCCGCCAACTGGAAGCGCGAACGGCGCGAGGCTGCCGAACGCCGCATTCGCGAGGCGAAGTTCCTCGAGCTGGTCAAGGGCCGCGCGGAAGTCGGTGGCTATGTCACCACCGGCAACACCGAAACGGTCGGCCTGACCGGCGTGCTCGACGTCAAGCGTGAGGCGCTGCGCTGGCGGCACAAATTGCGGCTTCAGGCGGACTATCAGGAAAGCCTCGGCCAGACCGTACGCGAACGCTACCTCGCCGCCTACGAACCGAATTTCAAGATCGACGACCGCGCCTATGTCTATGGCGCGGCGCAATATGAAAGCGACCGGTTCCTCGGCTATTACGACCGCGTCTCCGTCTCGGCCGGGGCGGGCTATACCGCGATCAAGTCGTCCGCGGTGAAGCTGGACCTCGAACTCGGTCCGGCATTCCGCCACACCGCGTTCACCGACGACACCATCGAGCGCAATGTCGCGGCGCGCGGCAAGCTCGACCTCGACTGGAAGCTGAGCAAGGGCGTGACGTTCAGCCAGGACGCCTCCGCCTATCTCCAGGACGCGAACAGCACCGTCCAGGGCAAGACCGCCCTGCGCGTCAAGCTGTTCGGGCCGTTCTCGACACAGATGTCCTATGCGGTGAATTACGAAAGCATGCCGCCGGTGGGGCGCAAGACGACCGATACCACGACGCGGGCATCGCTGCTGGTCGATTTCTGA
- a CDS encoding RNA pyrophosphohydrolase, which yields MIDRNALPYRPCAGVVLLNRDGMVFVGQRLDSTLEAWQMPQGGIDPGEDPLEAAYRELWEETGVVRDAVELVAAPDEELEYDLPDDLLGKVWKGKWRGQRQRWFLFRLTAGDDAIDIQTAEPEFRAWRWLDPRDLPDVIVPFKRDLYARLLEIFAEPLGLDAR from the coding sequence GTGATCGACCGCAATGCCCTTCCCTACCGCCCCTGCGCCGGGGTGGTTTTGCTCAACCGCGACGGCATGGTCTTTGTCGGCCAGCGGCTCGATTCGACGCTGGAGGCTTGGCAGATGCCCCAGGGTGGGATCGACCCCGGCGAGGACCCGCTCGAGGCCGCCTATCGCGAATTGTGGGAGGAGACCGGCGTCGTCCGCGACGCGGTCGAACTGGTCGCCGCACCCGATGAGGAACTGGAATATGACCTGCCCGACGATCTGCTGGGCAAGGTGTGGAAGGGCAAATGGCGCGGCCAGCGCCAGCGCTGGTTCCTCTTCCGCCTCACCGCCGGGGACGATGCGATCGATATCCAGACGGCCGAACCCGAATTTCGCGCCTGGCGCTGGCTCGACCCGCGTGACCTTCCCGACGTGATCGTCCCGTTCAAGCGCGACCTGTACGCCCGGCTGCTCGAAATCTTCGCCGAACCGCTCGGGCTGGATGCGCGATGA
- a CDS encoding arginine N-succinyltransferase, with amino-acid sequence MSFVIRPARADDLQHLYEMAKLTGGGFTNLPPEKPALQAKLERSAEAFARTDDAMKDELFVLVLENAETGEVRGTCQIFTQVGQRWPFYSYRLGTVTKHSEALNRTFRAEILNLVNDLEGASEVGGLFLHPGERAGGLGMLLARSRYLFIAMHRARFADRILAELRGVIDEAAGSPFWDGVAGRFFGMSFQQADEFNAIHGNQFIADLMPRHPVYTAMLPESARSVIGVPHPSGRAAMRMLEHEGFAFENYIDIFDGGPTMTARTDHVVTIRDCRSSSVVDLAPGGEPCIAARGHLAEFRACNARIATIDGGVTIDPAGATLLGVEPGQDIRHAPR; translated from the coding sequence ATGAGTTTCGTCATCCGCCCCGCCCGCGCCGACGATCTTCAGCATCTCTACGAGATGGCGAAGCTCACCGGCGGCGGCTTTACCAACCTCCCCCCCGAAAAACCGGCGCTGCAGGCCAAGCTGGAGCGCAGCGCCGAAGCATTCGCGCGCACCGACGACGCGATGAAGGACGAGCTCTTCGTCCTCGTTCTCGAAAATGCCGAAACCGGCGAGGTACGCGGCACCTGCCAGATCTTCACCCAGGTCGGCCAGCGCTGGCCCTTCTATTCCTATCGCCTCGGCACGGTGACCAAGCATAGCGAGGCGCTGAACCGCACCTTCCGCGCCGAAATCCTCAACCTCGTCAACGATCTGGAGGGGGCCAGCGAGGTCGGCGGGCTGTTCCTCCATCCCGGCGAGCGTGCCGGCGGCCTCGGCATGTTGCTCGCGCGCAGCCGCTACCTCTTCATCGCGATGCACCGCGCGCGCTTCGCCGACCGCATCCTCGCCGAACTGCGCGGGGTCATCGACGAGGCCGCGGGATCGCCTTTCTGGGATGGTGTCGCGGGCCGCTTCTTCGGAATGAGCTTCCAGCAGGCCGACGAGTTCAACGCCATCCATGGCAACCAGTTCATCGCCGATCTGATGCCCCGCCACCCGGTCTACACCGCGATGCTGCCCGAAAGCGCGCGCAGCGTCATCGGCGTCCCCCACCCCTCCGGCCGCGCGGCGATGCGGATGCTGGAGCATGAGGGGTTTGCCTTCGAAAATTACATCGACATTTTCGACGGCGGCCCGACCATGACCGCACGCACCGATCATGTGGTCACGATCCGCGATTGCCGCTCCAGTTCTGTGGTCGATCTCGCACCCGGCGGCGAACCGTGCATCGCCGCGCGCGGGCATCTGGCCGAGTTTCGCGCCTGCAATGCCCGAATCGCGACGATCGATGGCGGCGTGACGATCGATCCTGCGGGCGCCACTCTGCTCGGCGTCGAGCCGGGTCAGGATATTCGCCATGCCCCGCGTTGA
- a CDS encoding hydrolase, translating to MGLTAIETAAVEHARAAPMLAQVERWVAVNSGTRNLDGLATMAGLLADAFAALPGDLTLIDPAPVETVDGSGTVQSIAHGRHLHLRVRPDAPVQMLFTGHMDTVFPADHPFQTASWLPDGSLNAPGGADMKGGLSLMLAALRAVEATPAAARFGYEVVINSDEETGSFASAALIERAAKGKVAALTYEPALPDGTLAGARGGTGNFSIVVRGRSAHAGRNPRDGRNAIVAAADLAVRLSQLMTDDLSVNPARIEGGGPNNVVPDLAILRVNFRPASPDAIERAGAAVQALAAEIAAAHDVSVHVHGGFNRPPKPLDPGAERLFGLVKQAGADLAIPVAWKATGGVCDGNNIAACGVPVVDTMGARGGAIHSQEEFLIPDSLPERAALSALTILRIIEKGGV from the coding sequence ATGGGTCTTACCGCGATCGAAACCGCCGCCGTCGAACACGCCCGCGCCGCACCCATGCTGGCGCAGGTCGAGCGCTGGGTCGCGGTCAACAGCGGCACGCGCAACCTTGACGGCCTCGCGACGATGGCGGGGTTGCTCGCCGATGCATTCGCCGCGCTGCCGGGCGATCTGACGCTGATCGACCCCGCGCCGGTCGAAACCGTCGACGGCAGCGGCACCGTCCAGTCGATCGCCCATGGCCGCCATCTCCACCTGCGCGTGCGCCCGGACGCACCCGTCCAGATGCTGTTCACCGGCCATATGGACACGGTGTTCCCCGCCGATCATCCGTTCCAGACCGCATCATGGCTTCCCGACGGCAGCCTCAATGCGCCGGGTGGCGCGGACATGAAGGGCGGACTGTCGCTGATGCTCGCCGCGCTGCGCGCGGTCGAGGCGACCCCGGCGGCGGCGCGCTTCGGCTATGAAGTCGTCATCAACTCGGACGAAGAAACCGGCTCCTTCGCCTCGGCCGCGCTGATCGAGCGGGCCGCGAAGGGCAAGGTCGCGGCGCTGACCTATGAGCCCGCGCTGCCCGACGGCACGCTGGCGGGCGCGCGCGGCGGCACCGGCAATTTCTCGATCGTCGTGCGCGGACGCAGCGCCCATGCCGGCCGCAATCCGCGCGACGGGCGCAATGCGATCGTCGCCGCAGCCGACCTGGCGGTGCGACTGTCGCAACTCATGACCGACGACCTCTCGGTCAATCCCGCGCGGATCGAGGGCGGCGGCCCGAACAATGTCGTTCCCGACCTCGCCATCCTGCGCGTCAATTTCCGCCCCGCCTCGCCCGATGCCATCGAACGGGCAGGTGCGGCGGTGCAGGCCCTCGCCGCAGAAATCGCCGCCGCACACGATGTGTCGGTCCATGTCCATGGCGGCTTCAACCGCCCGCCAAAGCCGCTCGACCCCGGCGCCGAGCGCTTGTTCGGACTGGTCAAACAGGCCGGCGCGGATCTCGCCATCCCCGTCGCGTGGAAGGCGACCGGCGGGGTGTGCGACGGCAACAACATCGCCGCCTGCGGCGTCCCCGTGGTCGACACGATGGGCGCACGCGGCGGCGCCATTCATTCGCAGGAGGAATTTCTGATCCCCGACAGCCTGCCCGAACGCGCCGCCCTGTCGGCGCTCACCATCCTGCGCATCATCGAAAAGGGCGGGGTATGA
- a CDS encoding alpha/beta hydrolase: MADHFVRPDARAFLDMLAAMPQPEWPPQPEVYRAQYQAMKDMVDLPVGDLATIRDLTIPGPAGPIPARLFDVRESREPGPVVLFFHGGGFVIGNIDSHASFTAEMSRVLDLPVVSVDYRLAPEHPWPAASDDCETAARWVASNPPELGRVATGIALAGDSAGGQIAAVAAIDLRDAPADVPVIAQLLIYPATDFSGDYPSADHFAEGYLLTAKGMAWFNECYAADIDHHRASPLRCETLEGLPPAVILTASLDPIRDQGRAYAGALIAAGVPVVYREAVGNIHGFITLRRAIPSGQGDVAGMLVAFKTVLVEAEANRVMVQAAA; the protein is encoded by the coding sequence TTGGCCGACCATTTCGTCCGTCCCGACGCCCGCGCCTTTCTCGACATGCTTGCGGCGATGCCCCAGCCGGAATGGCCGCCTCAGCCAGAGGTGTATCGCGCGCAATATCAGGCGATGAAGGACATGGTCGACCTGCCCGTCGGCGATCTCGCCACGATCCGCGACCTCACGATCCCCGGCCCGGCGGGTCCCATCCCCGCACGGTTGTTCGACGTACGTGAGAGCCGTGAGCCCGGCCCGGTCGTCCTGTTCTTCCACGGCGGCGGCTTCGTCATCGGCAATATCGACAGCCATGCGAGCTTCACCGCAGAGATGAGCCGCGTGCTCGACCTGCCCGTGGTGTCGGTCGACTATCGCCTCGCCCCCGAACATCCCTGGCCAGCAGCATCCGATGATTGCGAGACGGCGGCGCGCTGGGTCGCCTCCAACCCGCCCGAACTTGGCCGCGTCGCGACCGGCATTGCTCTCGCCGGGGACAGTGCGGGCGGCCAGATCGCCGCGGTCGCCGCGATCGACCTGCGCGATGCGCCTGCGGACGTCCCCGTCATCGCCCAGCTGCTGATCTATCCTGCCACCGATTTCAGCGGCGATTATCCTTCCGCCGACCATTTCGCCGAAGGCTATCTGCTCACCGCAAAGGGCATGGCCTGGTTCAACGAATGCTATGCGGCTGACATCGACCATCACCGCGCCTCGCCGCTGCGGTGCGAGACGCTGGAGGGTCTTCCCCCCGCCGTCATATTGACCGCCAGTCTGGACCCGATCCGGGACCAGGGTCGCGCCTATGCCGGGGCCTTGATCGCCGCAGGCGTTCCGGTCGTCTATCGCGAGGCGGTGGGCAATATCCACGGCTTCATCACCCTGCGCCGCGCCATCCCGTCCGGGCAGGGCGATGTCGCCGGGATGCTGGTGGCGTTCAAGACCGTGCTCGTCGAAGCCGAAGCCAACCGCGTGATGGTGCAGGCGGCGGCGTGA